One Brassica oleracea var. oleracea cultivar TO1000 chromosome C7, BOL, whole genome shotgun sequence genomic window carries:
- the LOC106303192 gene encoding LOW QUALITY PROTEIN: E3 ubiquitin-protein ligase ATL31 (The sequence of the model RefSeq protein was modified relative to this genomic sequence to represent the inferred CDS: inserted 1 base in 1 codon; substituted 2 bases at 2 genomic stop codons) yields the protein MKSFLPLTRKQNALPALVLFLLLSVSELASSQPAQHSHRLALTINLVIFCVIAILLILAFLSDCIRRCNEAVNGSVDPSVGGARGETNATVARGIDASMIDTFPTFVYLEVKTQKIGNGALECAICLNEFGDDETLRLLPKCDHVFHAHCIGAWLQGHVTCPVCRTNLAYSQQQMAEPVEPEVITETDIESQQTVNPEPAVEQGENVARVKFSRSHTTGHSVVLPGECADRFTLRLPDDLRNKLMASGKMTRSKSLLILPRSTGKPVDRSLDRWDQWLFIKTPPFMWRSRDDGSIRRGRGASIXANSVTXWTFLRNTSCLWRSTPVPXPRVEVNKDGEGTSSVQIQRTKTIGLSLFGCRFSWLEF from the exons ATGAAGAGTTTCTTACCGTTGACCAGAAAGCAAAACGCTTTACCAGCTCTTGTCCTGTTTCTACTATTATCCGTATCAGAGCTAGCTTCAAGTCAACCCGCACAACACAGCCACAGGCTAGCTCTCACAATAAATTTGGTCATTTTTTGTGTAATCGCCATTCTCTTAATCTTGGCATTCCTCTCCGACTGCATCCGCCGCTGCAACGAAGCAGTCAACGGCAGCGTTGACCCTTCCGTAGGAGGAGCGAGGGGAGAGACTAACGCGACAGTTGCGCGTGGTATCGACGCGTCGATGATCGATACGTTCCCGACTTTCGTCTATTTGGAAGTGAAGACACAGAAGATCGGGAACGGTGCGTTGGAGTGTGCAATCTGTCTGAACGAGTTTGGGGACGATGAAACGCTGCGTTTGCTTCCTAAATGCGACCACGTGTTCCATGCTCACTGCATCGGTGCATGGCTACAGGGTCACGTGACTTGTCCCGTTTGCCGCACGAATCTAGCTTATAGCCAGCAGCAGATGGCTGAACCTGTCGAACCGGAAGTAATAACCGAAACGGATATCGAGTCCCAACAAACTGTGAATCCCGAACCGGCAGTGGAGCAAGGAGAGAATGTTGCACGTGTCAAGTTCTCAAGGTCACACACGACGGGACATTCGGTGGTGTTACCTGGAGAATGTGCCGACCGGTTTACGCTAAGGTTACCGGATGATTTAAGAAATAAGCTAATGGCGAGTGGGAAAATGACCCGGTCGAAGAGTCTTTTGATTCTACCAAGGAGTACTGGTAAACCGGTTGACCGGTCACTGGATCGATGGGACCAGTGGTTATTCATCAAAACACCGCCGTTTATGTGGCGGAGCCGGGACGATGGTTCTATTAGACGAGGTCGTGGTGCTAGCATTTAAGCAAATTCAGTCA GGTGGACTTTTCTTAGAAACACGTCGTGTTTGTGGAGGAGTACGCCGGTTCCTTAGCCGAGAGTTGAAGTTAATAAGGACGGTGAAGGAACATCATCGGTTCAAATTCAACGTACCAAGACAATTGGTTTAAGTTTGTTTGGTTGTCGGTTTAGCTGGCTAGAATTTTAA
- the LOC106303195 gene encoding uncharacterized protein LOC106303195, translating to MRAQLQSMNSKVHKATSAAPEIDRVLRETQNTPFTTRLLSIPVRHQKNKIKLPTYNGTSDPREYLTAFSIATGRANFSPEERDASLCQLFVENLSGLALGWFSRLETHSIDNYNQLSTAFLKHYSLFIQQSATNADLWTLNSRTYETLRSYIDKFRAIVSRITVLDEAAVHALRNGLWHESPFREELMKYTPQTLEDALHRAITFIEIEEDKAAFSKKHAATKKSSSKDKEPNEYYKPRQHYDKTYIDGKSRKAPNYQISDQPSSRSTGKQARNSQGSEDAQAYCSSIKNIKNLPKKKAQARRPAHP from the coding sequence ATGAGGGCTCAGCTGCAAAGCATGAACTCCAAAGTCCATAAGGCAACCAGCGCAGCACCAGAGATCGATCGTGTACTCCGCGAGACCCAGAATACACCTTTTACAACTCGTCTCCTCAGTATCCCAGTTCGACATCAGAAGAACAAAATCAAACTCCCGACTTATAACGGAACATCTGATCCAAGAGAGTATCTTACTGCCTTCAGCATCGCAACAGGGAGAGCCAATTTCTCACCAGAAGAACGCGACGCCAGTCTCTGTCAATTGTTTGTGGAAAATTTGAGCGGACTCGCCCTCGGTTGGTTCTCCCGCCTTGAAACCCATTCTATCGACAACTACAATCAACTTTCGACGGCCTTCCTCAAACACTACTCGTTGTTTATCCAACAGAGTGCAACTAATGCCGACCTATGGACTCTAAACTCAAGAACCTACGAAACACTACGCTCGTACATCGACAAGTTCAGAGCCATTGTTTCTCGCATCACCGTACTTGACGAAGCAGCAGTCCACGCACTCCGAAACGGTCTTTGGCACGAATCACCATTCCGAGAAGAGCTCATGAAGTATACACCACAGACTCTGGAAGATGCACTCCATCGGGCGATAACTTTCATCGAAATCGAAGAAGATAAAGCTGCATTCAGCAAAAAACACGCAGCCACCAAAAAATCATCTTCGAAAGATAAAGAGCCTAACGAATACTACAAACCTAGACAGCATTATGACAAAACGTACATAGATGGAAAGAGCAGAAAAGCACCCAATTATCAAATCAGCGACCAACCATCCAGTCGCTCCACAGGAAAGCAGGCTCGCAACAGTCAAGGATCAGAAGATGCCCAGGCATATTGCAGTTCTATAAAAAATATAAAAAATCTACCTAAGAAGAAGGCGCAAGCAAGAAGACCGGCACACCCCTGA